The segment CGGATACGCGTTCGGCCTCGGAGTCGACAGGATCTGCATGATGCTGAGCGGCATGGACGACATCCGGCTCTTGCTTGAGAACGACATCCGGTTCTTGAGGACCGTCTAGAGAAGGGGCGCGTCACGATGCAGGTCGGGCTCAGGTGGCTCAGGGACTACGTCGAGATCGATGTCGAGGCCGATGCGTTGGCCCGGCGACTCAGCGAGTCGCTGACGGAGACGTACGTCGTCCCGCTTCCCTCCGACACCGTACGGGGCGTCGTCGCGGGACGCGTCGTCTCGGTCGACCGGCACCCGAACGCCGACAGGCTCTCCGTCTGCGTGGTCGACGCCGGGGAGCGGACCTACACGGTGGTCTGCGGCGCGCCGAACGTCCGTTCCGGGATGTCCTCCGCACTGGCCCCTCCGGGCTCGACCGTGGCGGAAGGCCGCACCATCTCGGAGGCCACCATCCGCGGCGCCCGGTCGCAGGGCATGCTCGTCTCCGAGGTCGAACTCGGGCTCGAGGGCTCAGCGGACGGGATCATCGAGCTTCCGGACGATGTCGTTCCGGGGGCGGACCTCTCGGACCATCTGGGATACGGCGACGCGGTCTTCGAGATCGATGTCCAGCCGAACAGACCCGACTGCATGGGCGTGCTGGGGATCGCCAGGGAGGTCGCGGCCGTTCTTGACAGGCCGCTCACGCTGCCGGCGACCGACCTGGTCGAGGATGGTCCGGCCGTCGAAGAGCTGGCGTCTGTGTCCATCGAGGACACCGACGGCTGTCCTCGCTACATCGCCCGGGTCATCAGCGGTCTGAGCGTCGGCCCGTCGCCGGCATGGCTGGCGGTGCGTCTCAGGAGCGCGGGTCTTCGGTCGATCTCCAACATCGTCGACGTGACCAACTTCGTCATGCTCGAGTACGGGCATCCGATCCATGCGTTCGACCTCGCGCTGCTTCCGGAGGGGCGCATCGTGGTACGTCGGGCGCGGAGCGGCGAGCGGATCACGACGCTCGACGGTGAGGAGCATGCGCTCATCGATGAGGACCTTCTGATCACCGACGGGAAGAGGCCGGTGGCTCTCGCCGGCGTCATGGGGGCCGAGAACTCCGAGGTCTCCGCGAGTACGACCGACGTGCTCCTCGAGTGTGCCTGGTTCGACCCCGTCACCGTGCGCAGGACCGCCAGACGGTTGGGCCTGCGCACGGACGCCTCGCAGCGATTCGAGCGGGGCGTGGACCCGGCCGTGATGGACCAGGTGGCGTCTCGCGCCTCCGAGCTGATGCGGAGTCTCGGCGCAGGGACGGTCGCAGTTGGAGCCGCCGACGAAGGTGTAATGCCGCCGGAGCGGCCGCGGCGCGGGCTCAGGACCGACAGCGTCCGGCGACTGATCGATCCCGGCATCGGCGACGACGAGATCGTCGGGTTGCTGGACCGTCTGGGACTCGAGCCCGAGGCCACCGGAGAGACCGTCACGGTCACGATCCCGACGCACCGCCGGGACCTCGAGACGGAGGCCGACCTCGTTGAGGAGGTCGCGCGGCTCAGGGGATTTGAGTGCGTCGAGGCGTTCGTGCCGTACCGGGACATCGGAGCGTCCGGAGGAGATCTCAGAGCGGCGCGTCGTTCGGTCCTGACCGCGATGCTCTCGTTCGGCTTCCAGGAGGTCCTGACCACGTCGTTCATGAGCGAGCGGTCGCGCCGCCTCGTCGACGGAGAGGCGTTCTCGGGCGGCGAGCCCGTCAGGATCACG is part of the Candidatus Effluviviaceae Genus V sp. genome and harbors:
- a CDS encoding phenylalanine--tRNA ligase subunit beta, with protein sequence MQVGLRWLRDYVEIDVEADALARRLSESLTETYVVPLPSDTVRGVVAGRVVSVDRHPNADRLSVCVVDAGERTYTVVCGAPNVRSGMSSALAPPGSTVAEGRTISEATIRGARSQGMLVSEVELGLEGSADGIIELPDDVVPGADLSDHLGYGDAVFEIDVQPNRPDCMGVLGIAREVAAVLDRPLTLPATDLVEDGPAVEELASVSIEDTDGCPRYIARVISGLSVGPSPAWLAVRLRSAGLRSISNIVDVTNFVMLEYGHPIHAFDLALLPEGRIVVRRARSGERITTLDGEEHALIDEDLLITDGKRPVALAGVMGAENSEVSASTTDVLLECAWFDPVTVRRTARRLGLRTDASQRFERGVDPAVMDQVASRASELMRSLGAGTVAVGAADEGVMPPERPRRGLRTDSVRRLIDPGIGDDEIVGLLDRLGLEPEATGETVTVTIPTHRRDLETEADLVEEVARLRGFECVEAFVPYRDIGASGGDLRAARRSVLTAMLSFGFQEVLTTSFMSERSRRLVDGEAFSGGEPVRITNPMNKEMPWLRTALLPAMLNVVRHNLNVGNHELRLTEVGKVYRTTPEGVDEAWRLGAVLSGPHSRPGWSGEQRSVDLYDGLGILSGLTEALGVDTPVADCYDGSLLDRAEAARIRIGGSDVGVVGSLSSDVRERLDVSQPVVILEVELEPWLRVPQVVGQYRRLPRFPKVRRDVALILDESTPAGDVLREIENAEEELLVDVRIFDAYQGDQLPDGRKSLGLSLTYMSEERTLTDEEVERAHGRIVRRLVDGFQAELRGS